Genomic window (Nitrospira sp.):
GGCGTGGTCTCCGTATTCGGGATCGTATGCGCGGCCGAGTCTCCCTCTGGTGTCTCTCAGACCGGCAGATTTGCGGTCCTCGGATCCTTTCAGGAAGAAGCTGTCCTCGACCGGACTACTCAATTGATCTGGGAGCGATCACCCAGCTCCGGTGAAGTCACCTGGTCAACAGCTCAAACTCGTTGCGGACTGAAGACTGTTGGAGGTCAAATCGGCTGGCGTCTTCCTAGCTTTATTGAACTCATGACCATCATTGAGCCGCCGCTGTACGAGAAGGCTCTCCTCC
Coding sequences:
- a CDS encoding DUF1566 domain-containing protein, coding for MDTSKIISFVAVGVVSVFGIVCAAESPSGVSQTGRFAVLGSFQEEAVLDRTTQLIWERSPSSGEVTWSTAQTRCGLKTVGGQIGWRLPSFIELMTIIEPPLYEKALLPALPEGHPFHGIKAGAYWASDAASLKPDQAYTVDLLIADVAVRPKAEPHPLWCVRGGIPDRRQPVQVPQQPGHV